Within the Clostridium scatologenes genome, the region ATGCTTAAGGATAGAAGTTTGGAAGAAAGATTTGAACTTATTTGTGAATTTTTTAAGACAGAATCAGAAAGAATCGGAAGAGAAATATTTGTATCAACTAATACAATAAGAGCTTTGCTTCTTTATAGTTGTGCAGGTAACATAGGACAATTAAAAGGTGATATACAGCTTGGATGCGCTAATGCGTTTTTAAAATATGTGTCTAAAGGCAAGAAAAAAATAGAAGTACATAGTACAGATTTTTTAAATAATGTAAGACAAGGCTTATTACTGTATAAACAAAATTCACAAGTATTAGATAAGATAATTAATGAAGATATTGAATTAAATTTTAATTCTAAGATAACCAAACATAAGGTCAAAATAAATGACAAATCTTTACCTAATAATTTTTATGAAAGTATTGAAAAAAGGATACAGGAACTTAGGGAGCGTGGTATAGAAGAAAATGATATTAACTTTTTAATGGATTTTGATATAAAAAAGTATTTAAAAAAATATGTAGGTGAATTTGAACAAGAAGTAAAAAAAGAAGAATTATCTAAAATAGTAGATAAAAAAATAATCAATATAGTAGAAAAATTTTTAGACGTTGCATCGAAAAAAATGAAAAAAGTTTTTCCAGTTAAAATATTTTATGGATTATGCCTTCACATTAACTCAAGTATTGAAAGGATAATTAGTAACAAAAATTTACTCAATCATAATTTAAATGAAATAGTAGAAAAAGATAGAGAAGAATATAAATTAGCGTTAGTTTTAGTAGATAAATTAGAAGAAGAATTTAATATTAAAATACCATTAGAAGAAATAGAATTTATTGCTATGTTTTTATGTGTAGATGATTTGGATGGAGATAAGACATCATATAAACCTATTATTGTAGTTGCTATGCATGGAGAGAGTACAGCTTCATCTATGACTGAAGTGGCTAATAAATTGGTAGGTGGTAACAATGTATATGGTTATGATATGACTTTAGATAAAAATCCACAAACAGCTTATATAGAGCTTAAAGATTTTATAATGACAAATCATCAAGGTTTTGGTGTAATACTTTTAGTAGACATGGGGTCTTTAGGAATGTTTGGAGAACTTATAAGTGAGGAAATTGGAATTGAAATAAGGGTAATTGATATGGTGTCTACATTGATTGTTATTGAATGTGCAAGAAAGGCTCTTACTAACAATAATATAAATATTATATGTGAAGAAGCTAAACAATCAGTAAGTTTTTTAAATAATTATAATATAAGTCTAAGTGAAACGTATATACCACGAAAGGACAATATAATAATAACAAATTGTATTACAGGTGAAGGTAGTGCTATCAAGGTAAAGAATATGATTGAAGAAAAAATAAATTTAGCATCAAGAGATATACAAATAGTTCCATTATCAGCTAGTGACAGAAAGGAGATGTATAATACTATAAATATATTATCTAAAAATAACAAAATACTTGCTATAGTTGGAACTGTAAATCCTAATGTGTATGGAATACCATTTATACCTGTTTCGGAACTTTTTTTAGATTCCAATTATACAAGACTAAAAGACATAGTAAACAGAATTGAAACATTAGAAAATTTCTACAATGAGATATTTCAAAGTTTAGAAAGCGAAATAAAAGAATTAAGTATGGGTGATTTTAGGCCTTTGTGCACAAATTTTTTAGACAATGTAAAAGAAAATATAACTGATAATATAGATATATATATGGTTTCAGGATTAATACTACATTTAGCTTGTGCCATAATAAGATTGATTAATAAAGAAAATACACCTAAATGTACAAATAAACAAAAAGTAATGAGCTATTCAAAAGAATATGATTGTTTAAAAGAAGCATTGAAACCGATAGAGAGATTTTATAATATTAAATTTTCGGATGATGAATTTTGCCACATACTAATTATAATTTTAAATATAGTAAATATATAAGAAATTAGTATGTGTATAAAAATAAACTTGTACAAAAATATCATGTGTATAAATAAATATCATACAGATTAATGAAAAATATCATGTGTATAAAATTTTAAAAATGTGTATAAATGATAAAAGAGGCATAGGGCAAATTTCCTATGTTTTCTTATTTGGCATGGGTTTTGCTTCGTAAATAAATGAAGATAAAAAATATTATTTAGGGGGAATTATTATGAATATTTTATTGGCATGTTCATCAGGGATGTCTACAAGTTTAGTAGTGAAAAAAATGCAGGAAGCAGCAGCAAATAGAAATATAGAATGCAAAATTTGGGCTGTTGCTCAAGATAAAGTAGAAGAAGAAATGAAAAAGGCAGATGTTTTATTAATAGGACCTCAAATGAGATTCTTAAAGCAGAAATTTGAAACTATGGCAAAAGAAATAGGTATAAATATGGATATTATTAAACCTATGGATTATGGAAGATGTGATGGCAATTCAATTTTAGATGCAGCTATAGAACTTATAAAA harbors:
- a CDS encoding PTS sugar transporter subunit IIB; the protein is MNILLACSSGMSTSLVVKKMQEAAANRNIECKIWAVAQDKVEEEMKKADVLLIGPQMRFLKQKFETMAKEIGINMDIIKPMDYGRCDGNSILDAAIELIKK
- a CDS encoding sigma 54-interacting transcriptional regulator; the encoded protein is MKKSEDIIFEYLYNKCKEQKREGLVEKLGCSTKEIADSLTLQRTNVSSILNIMCRQGKVFKIKGKPIIYYVNLCKEQCENSKNFKGNYTSFNTLIGRNKSLKKCIEQAKAAILYPPNGLHTLLLGPTGVGKTMFAEVMYKFAIEKGIIPINSPFVSFNCADYANNPQLILAHLFGSKKGAFTGADRDKDGLVDKANGGILFLDEIHRLPPEGQEMLFMIIDKGIYTPLGDIEKKKISKVRIICATTENVDSVLLNTFSRRIPITINIPMLKDRSLEERFELICEFFKTESERIGREIFVSTNTIRALLLYSCAGNIGQLKGDIQLGCANAFLKYVSKGKKKIEVHSTDFLNNVRQGLLLYKQNSQVLDKIINEDIELNFNSKITKHKVKINDKSLPNNFYESIEKRIQELRERGIEENDINFLMDFDIKKYLKKYVGEFEQEVKKEELSKIVDKKIINIVEKFLDVASKKMKKVFPVKIFYGLCLHINSSIERIISNKNLLNHNLNEIVEKDREEYKLALVLVDKLEEEFNIKIPLEEIEFIAMFLCVDDLDGDKTSYKPIIVVAMHGESTASSMTEVANKLVGGNNVYGYDMTLDKNPQTAYIELKDFIMTNHQGFGVILLVDMGSLGMFGELISEEIGIEIRVIDMVSTLIVIECARKALTNNNINIICEEAKQSVSFLNNYNISLSETYIPRKDNIIITNCITGEGSAIKVKNMIEEKINLASRDIQIVPLSASDRKEMYNTINILSKNNKILAIVGTVNPNVYGIPFIPVSELFLDSNYTRLKDIVNRIETLENFYNEIFQSLESEIKELSMGDFRPLCTNFLDNVKENITDNIDIYMVSGLILHLACAIIRLINKENTPKCTNKQKVMSYSKEYDCLKEALKPIERFYNIKFSDDEFCHILIIILNIVNI